CGCCGATCATGAAGAGTTCGATGGAGATCGCCGTGCCGCAGGCCGCCACCGCCACCGCGACGGACAAGGAAGGAATCACCGTCGTCATCCGCAAAGACGGCAAGATGCTCATTGACGAAACGCCGGTGGACGAATCGAGTTTCGATATTTCGTTCAAACAAATTTATTCCAATTCCGGTCAGCCGGTCTTTCTCAAGGCCGATGCCGAAGTGCCCTATGCGAAGGTGCTGACCGTGGTGGACGCGCTGCGCGAGAATGGAGTGACCGAATTGGGCCTGGTGGCCGAGCCGAAAGCCTCGACCCACGGCCGCCGGAGGTAAAAGGGACGATGGGCGGTTCCTTCCTGTTGTCCGTGGCATTGCACGTCGTGGTGGGCGTGGCGATGATCTGGGCGACCGGCCCGCACAAGATGAGTTCCAAGCCGCTGCCCTCCGCAACGGTGGTGAGACTGGTGCGGCCCAAGCTGCCGCCGCCGGGAATTCCCATCCCCAGCCGCGAAGGACAAGCCGAAGAGACCAAGCCCGCGCTCGAAATCCCGGCGCCTAAAAAAGACAAAGAGAAAACCGAACCCAAAACCACATCCG
This window of the bacterium genome carries:
- a CDS encoding biopolymer transporter ExbD encodes the protein PIMKSSMEIAVPQAATATATDKEGITVVIRKDGKMLIDETPVDESSFDISFKQIYSNSGQPVFLKADAEVPYAKVLTVVDALRENGVTELGLVAEPKASTHGRRR